The genomic window cgactaacttgtctccagtgtggttcttgcaaaataagttagagtgagcaccaccctaacatcttgtgttacttccgtgttgctgcggtattactgccgcgccacaggcagtgtttggaaagaaatgttaaggtataggggtgtaacgatacatcgatacacatcgattaatcgatattatgctctacgatttattggcatcgatgctaaaggtaaacatcgatttatatcgccgtgtttgacctcggacattagacgcgactttattttgaaatccagttcattgttgcttgcttcctcttccgggagcagtgcgcgccgcggcgttgttgggtcgtgagcagagcaggcacgtgaaaggggagtcgacaactagtacgcggctcctgggctggtgctatggctagtgtccaaaaagacgaggaaatttgctcccctttaggcttcaagtcattcgtttggaagcactttggattccaaagaaaaaatggctcaacggacaagacacgtgcagtttgtaaatcctgccatgcggtgatcaaatattcagggagcacaaatctcgccgcacatttaaagaaaaaacacgacatcaaagttaagtgttaaagtaagcaatttgtatactacaatactcttgtaatttcctaaataaagagtttgcagtaccttgttgattttgcgtatgaattgttataaatcaggatattgttctatattttttattaaaaaaaaaaaaaaaaatcgatcgtagagcactatatcgcgatatatcgtgattgaatcgcagcaggctttaagatatcggcaaatatcgtatcgaagttctttatatcgatattatatcgtatcgtgacaaaacccgcgatttacacccctattaaggtatgttattaaaactttagaaaagctttctgtgtccagtctttctttgttaataactcgcgtgcacacttccgtgttgctgccgTACTACTGCTGcttcacaggcaatgtttagaaagacatgttaaagtatgttattaaaactttaaaaaggcttcctgtgtactgtctttctttgtaaaaaaaaacatgtgcacgtgcggcttatagtccggtgcggcttatataagaaaaaaacaaatatccccgaattttagctggtgcggcttatagtccagtgcgtctTCTAGTctggaaattacggtagatgtTTCAAATTGGAGCTTTAAGCCAGAATTGGTGTTTAAAGTTTAGGTGTGAATTTGCGGTGAAGATTTCAAGTTACCCTAGTGTTTTTTAAGCAGGGTTAGTGTTAGTGTTAGAGCAAATCAGGCCTTGAATCTGAGGTTGGGGATGAATTTAAGATGTGTTTCAAGCACAAGTTGGGGTTGCAAATAAATACAGGAATCAGTTTAGCATTTCAACCCAGTGTAACAGTTTCGATATTTGAGCTTCAAAGTACAGCAGGCTTAGTGATTTGAATTTAGGTTAGGCCATGTTCAACATGAAGGAATAAATTAACGAATGATTGGTTAATAGAATTTGATTCTCCTAAAACAGAACAAGCATTGTTGccctccaaaaacaaaaatgacttgCCAGTAGGTTGATGAATTTAATGAAGAGAAACGTTGACGTCACTTGCATTTTTCCTCACTTTGCCTCCTCTGTGGCAAGGTCCCCAGCGGCCACGGCAGCGTCAGCCACGACCGATGCCCCGAGTTGGGTGCCTTCCTGCGACTGGTGCCTCCTGGTGTGCTTGCGGAAAGCACGCGCCCCACTGAAGTTCTTGCGGCAGAGGCGGCAGAAGTAGGGACGGCTGGCGTCGTGCACATCCACGTGGTAGCTGAGCTCTAGCGGGCGGCTGAAGGCCTTGTGACAGACAGGGCAGTGGTGGCGCACGTCCGAGTGCACCAGCATGTGGCTCTTGAGCGAGGCGGCCTGTTTGAAGGTCTTGGCACAGACATGACAGGCGAAGGGGCGCGCATCCCCGTGCAGTCGCTGGTGGCGGCGCAGCGCGCTGGAGAAGGTGAAGGTCTTGGTGCAGAGTGAGCAGGCGTagggcttctcgcccgtgtggATTCGGCGGTGCTCCTTCAAGTGCACCTGCTGCGTGAAGGTTTTCTTGCAGGTGGCGCACTGGAAGGGTCGCTCGCCCGAGTGGATGCGTAAGTGCTTTTGCAGCGCCGACGCCTTGAAGCAGTCGCGGTTACACACGGGACACATGTAGCCACGTTTGTCCTCGCCAGACCACCGCATCGCTGCTGCCCTCACCCTCGTCATCCCCGTCGTGCCGTCTGATTCTGACAAAAAAAGCAGTGGCCCGGGAAACATTAAGATGGCAAGCATCAAGCCAACGGctcacaacaaacaaaaaacgtaAAGTCGGAGAGGAACAGTGAGGCAAGGGGTAaggtaccgtatttattctaattatcgcccatattctaatactCGCCCAGTGTGTGTAAGCAATGACAAAACATTGATACcactaattatcgcccatgctgctaaaaattcccCCCCAAACTTACGTTTTCGTCCGCGaccgcatgccgacgtcattgcgcaagtttaaatatgactgatctGACAGCATGtggaatgtcccttttaaattgtttttctccataaactatgatacaattacacttgtcactccgctacaatatcctcacaaTTACGTTAGAGGCGTGCGCttgaacaagacgatcgcgataacatgaagtgcgcaacatgtgatgtgcgacgCTAACGTGTCGCATcaatggagcgtcaattgacgcaccctgCTGTTAGAGCTAGATCAAAACAGCTACTGTtctagtgttaagaacaccagtgagatgcaggtattgcatactacataaggaaaatatacatattatagcCCATTTCAGTGCACCTTGGCGATCGGACTAAAGGTGTTCTctcttaccgtaattttcggactataaatcgcgttttttttcatagtttgggtggggggaagacttataataaggagcgacttatgattttttttcaaatatttccccctcacccaaaaaaaagcgaaaccgcgataaacaaaccacgatgtagcaagggattactttaatttgaatttcaagtgacgtcagcagcgcgacgcagcggttgtttacataaaggacaaagattgaccatgggatgacgaagggccccacgtactaccggcatcattagcgggtttgtttctaagtgacacggcggacgaagagtttgaaggatataaggatttggagtgacacagaaggtttgaaaaactattatggcttttacccacgcccggtcctactctaaggagctctctttcacctccgtggattgaagtcgggggccggcgctcgaccgggtggctgtccagggacggtggatggggctcggacatggcttttacgcacgcccggtcctactctacggaactctctttcacctccgtggatggaagtcgagggccggcgctcggccgggtggctgtccggggtaCGATGGATGggactcggtcatggcttttacgcacgcccggtcctattctatggatctctcttccacctccgtggctggaagtccactccgccacacgcctggaagtttgtcttgttaaataaagagccgtttaccaaacccacgtctttccttgtactttgttaaggctacaatttagttatactagatctgtggaataacgatgaggctgacgacagggctcacgcgcggcgttgttgacaaaagctgaggaatttgatcgatggatttaatgatttagagtgcacagatggtttgataataggggtgtaacgatacatcgatactaggggtgtaacgatacatcgatacacatcgattaatcgatataatgctctgcgatttattggcatcgatgctaaaggtaaacatcgatttatatcgccgtgtttgacctcggacattagacgcgactttattttgaaatccagttcattgttgcttgcttcctcttttcgggagcagtgcgcccggcgttgttgtgttgtgagcagatcacgcacgtgaaaggggaggggacaactagtacgcggctcctgggctgctgctatggctagtgtccaaaaagacgaggaaatttgctcccctttaggcttcaagtcattcgtttggaagcactttggattccaaagaaaagatggctcaacggacaagacacgtgcagtttgtaaatcctgccatgcggtgatcaaatattcagggagcacaaatctcgccgcacatttaaagaaaaaacacgacatcaaagttcagtgttaaagtaagcaatttgtatactacaatactcttgtaatttcctaaataaagagtttgcagtaccttgttgttttgcgtatgaattgttgtaaatcaggatattgttctatattttttattaaaaaaaaaaaaaaaaaaaaaaaaatcgatcgtagagcactatatcgcgatatatcgtgaatgaatcgcagcaggctttaagatatcggcaaatatcgtatcgtagttctttatatcgatattatatcgtatcgtgacaaaacccgcgatttacacccctatttgataatattattgcttatataatagttatttgatttctaatttatatcgttatatgggcctgtggaatattttgaagtgcaagcgccgtcattgttgacaaaggacgatcgatggatttaatgaattagagtGACAGATGGtattataaacgtgttatttatgtaatagttttttttaaataactctgaatgttacgtcagggccgttctcagctcttcgtttgtgtttgtcacgttagcatacctatcgtttagcctgttgtttctcgttcatgactgttcttggtgttggattttgtctaatagattgccccccaaaatgcgacttatactccagagcgacttatataggtttcttttcacttttttgggcattttatggctgatgcgacttgtactccggaacgacttatagtccaaaaattacgataATCGCCCCCCCGTTGGACATAAAccttctctaattatcgccctggggaataattagaataaatacggtaaagAAATCACCCTGATAAAAAGGAAAATGGAGAGGAAGACAAAGTCAAGAGGACAACCAGCATGACAAGGGTGAGGAGCAGCGTACGGATGAGGGTGGGGCTCCAGTCCTCTTCTTCGCCATCAGAGTTGATGAGACCGTTGACCATTTCCTCCTCCCGCTGCTCACCCACCCTGCTGTCCAGGTCGCCACGGTTACCAGGACGCTGCTCCTCTTTGGGGAGCTCCTTCGTCTGAGGATGACATCATGGTCAACATCATCATTGCAGTGAGGCTTTTCATCTCATTTCTCGAATTGCAACTTTACATTGACATACTCCCACCACCAATTAAGTTAACAGCAAAGGCAGTTGGCCACTCTTGCTTGGAGCGTTTTTCTTTTATGCGGTGTCTATCATTTGGAGTGCGGAATCAATCAAACCACAACACAGGTGGAGAAAGCCAAGGCCCAAAATGTCATGTTTTTGCTCACTGGCTTCAAACCAAAGAGGGTATGCTCCCCATATTGAGATTGACATAGCACGAAACAAAAGATGCAATTTGCCCTCTCTGTGTGAGATTGGAAACCTGCCCAATTGTCTTCAGTGTACAGCAAAAGCAAAGTGATCGACCTGGAACGCTTTGGGATTTCTCGTTGCTATGCAAGAAGAACACGCCAGTGCAGATTGGTGAGACTCAGCCAAATGTGATTTTCTCACCTGAGCTTGCGCATCTCCTACCTCCGCGCCGGCAGGAAGGGCGGGCAGGTCCAGGAGCTCCTGGCGCTCGTGGGTCTTGAGGTGCTTGCGCAGCTCGTACGGCCTGAGGAAGCACTTTGAGCAGACGTGGCAGCGGTGCGGCCGGTCGGCCGTGTGGATcttctcgtgggccttcaggttgGTTGCATTGGCGAAGCTTTTGCCGCACACCGAGCAGCCGTGCAGCCGCGTGGCGGCATGAACCTCCAGGTGCTCTTTCAGCTTGTACGGCCTGGAGAAGATGCGACCGCACAGCTGACACTCGTggactttcttcttcttcttcttcttcaggcgCGACAAGCCCTCCGCTGAAGGGGGAAGAAACGTCTTGACGGCAGCTACGAGACGACCACTCGACCCAACGCTCAAACTCCCCGTGCAGTGTGTCAATCCACAACATTTGTTCAGTGGCTTGGATTTGCCCTTTaactagaccagtgcttctcaattattttctgttacgccccccctagcaagaagaaaactattcgcgccccccctccccaccgtgactatcctaacttgtcttgtaagtcgtaaaatgttgcactgtcgcaaacgtgacagaagtaacaatgagagcgccactgctccctgctgtagtaaacgcgtaattacactttattctagtactgccaaaaaaaaagcctgttccccagggtcacacgcgcccccccaggaatagcaccgcgccccccaaggggggcgtcccccactatttgagaagcactgaactagACAgacgtgagtcgtcaccttagggtggaggggtttgcatacccctatgatcctaggagtcatgttgtctggggcttcatgcccctggtagggtcacccatggcaaaagggtcctaggtgaggggccagacaaagcacggctcacaaaacccCTTATGACGATTAAGAAAATTGGATctagttttccctcgcccggacgcgggtcaccggggcccctctctggagccaggcctggaggtggggcttgaAGGCGAGCGCCTGGTGGCCGGGTCTtcacccatggggcccggccgggcatagcctgaaaagaaaacgtgggtcccctTTACCATGGGCCCACCACCTGtgagaggggccaaaggggtcgggtgcaaagtgagttgggcggcggccaaaggcagggaccttggcggtccaatccccggctgcagaggctGGCTCTAGGGACacttctctggctggaaaggagcccgagctggtgtgtgaggcagaaaagttcagactagacatagtcggacttgcctccacacatagtttgagctctggtacaagccctcccAGGatgggctggactctcttccactctggagttgcccacggcgagaggcgtcgagcaggtgtgggcatacttattgccccccgggtGGGCgtctgcacattggggttcaccccggtgaacgagagggtagcctccctccgccggTCCTGACTGTttctgtctatgcaccaaacggcagatCAGAGTaaccacccttcttggagtccctggaagaagtgctgggtactccattgttctactgggtgacttcaatgctcacttgggcaatgacagtgagacctggaagggcgtgattgggaggaacggccccccggatctaaacccgagcggtgttctatatttggacttctgtgctcgacacggattttctataatgaacaccatgttcaagcataagggtgttcatgtgtgcacttggcaccaggacaccgtaggacgcagttcgatgatcgattTTGTAGTCGTGttatcggatttgcggccgcatgttttggacactcgggtgaagagaggggcggagctgtcaactgatcaccatctggtggtgggttggctccggtGGTGGGGAAGATgtcggtccgacctggcagacccaaacgctctgtgagggtctgctgggaacgtctgacAGAAAGAACCCTaaccctgtcaggaagagcttcaactcccacctccggcagagctttttccacgtcccgggggaggcggaggaaaattgagtccgagtggaccatgttccgcgcctccattgttgaggtggccgaccggagctgtggccgtaaagtcgttggtgcctgtcgtggcggcaatcccgaacccgctggtggacaccggtggtaaggattgccgtcaagctgaagaaggagtcctattgggccgttttggcttgcgggactccggaggcagctgacaggtaccggatggccaagcggaacgcggcttcggcggttgctgaggcaaaaacccgggcgtgggaggagtttggcgaggccatggaaaatgacttcGGGGCGGCttcaaggaaattctggtcccccatccggcgtctcaggagggggaagcagtgcacagtCAACACTGttcacagtggagatggcgtgctgctgacctcgactcgggacgttgtgagtcggtggggagaatacttcgaagacctcctcaattccaccgacacaccttccattgtggaagcagggcctggagactttgaggcggactctcctatctctggggtcgaagtcactgaggtagttaaaaaactcctcggtggcaaggccgcgggggtggatgagatccgcccggagttcttaaaggttCTGGATgtcgtggggctgtcatggctgacacgcctctacagcattgcgtggacatcgaggaCGGTGCCTCTGAATTGGcaaactggggtggtggttcccctctttaagaggGGGGACCGGAGGgagtgttccaattacaggggaatcacattcctcagcctccctggtaaggtctattcagaggTGCTGGAGAAGAGGGTCCGTCGAGAGGTTGAAccttggattcaggaggagcagtgtggcttcgcccaaccagttcacgtgttttgtggacttggagaaggcattcgaccgtgtccctcgggaggttctgtggagggtgcttcgggagtacggggtgccgagccaactgataagggcggttcggtccctgtatcaccgatgccagagtttggtccacatttccggcagtaagtcagaTTCGTTCCCAgggagggttggactccgccaaggctgccctttgtcactgattctgttcataatttttatggacagaatttctaggcgaaGCCGAAGGCGTTGAGGGGggccggtttggggacctcagcatcgcgtctctgctttttgcaggtgacctggtgctgttggcttcttcaggccgtgatctccagctctcactggagcggttcacagccgagtgtgaagtggtcgggatgagggtcagcacctccaaatccgagtccatggtcctcggtcggaaaagggtggaatgccctctctggatcggggatgagatcctgccccaagtggaggagttcaagtatcttggggtcttgttcatgagtgagggcaggatggcgcgcgagatcgacaggcggatcggtgcagcgtcggcagtaatgcgggctctgtaccggtccgtcgtggtgaagagagagctgagccaaaaggcaaagctctcgatttaccggtcgatctatgatcctaccctcacctatggtcacgagctatgggtcgtgaccgaaagaacgagatccaggatacacgtggccgaaatgagtttcctctgcagggtgtccgggctctcccttagagataaggtgagaacctgggtcatccgggagagactcagagtagagccgctgctcctccacgttgagaggagccagatgaggtggctcgggcatctcaccaggatgcctcctggacgcctccctggagaggtgttccgggcatgtcctactggtaggagaccccggggacgacccaggatgcgccggagagactgtctctcagctggcctgggaacgccttgggatccccagGGATgatctggatgaagtggctggggagagagaAGTCCGGGAGTCCCTCCCAAAGCTGCTGcctccgcgacccgaccccggataagcggaagaagatggatggatgtttttcttttttctcttcaatTCCATAAGCatcaagtgaaaagaaaaaagagaaaggcCGAACTATGCAGAAGCCCGGTGACTGGATACTTGCAGACACAAGAGCCAAGGTGCGCTACAAAGGGTGCGGCCGAGCCAACGGCGCCGGTCACCTGGCAACGAAGAGCGGTCCTGCAAAGACTCCTCAATCCCACCCTGCAAAGGCTCCTCCTCCACACTGTCCCTCTCGTCCTCCTGCCGGCACAGGAATGTCGCCTTTACTCGTTGAAAATGACGCGTGCGGGTCACAATTCATGTTTGTCCTCGGGTTGGGTCACTATGCCGCAAAGTGTGCGCCGCGTGGCCGACCACTCACCGCGGCGGCGTCCGCATGTTTCTGTAGATGCTTTCGGAGCAGTCCTGGCCGGTTGAAGCTCTTGCCACAGACGGAGCAGGGATGCGGCTTACGGCCCGTGTGCAGTGTGGCGTGGTCGCGGAAGGCTGATGGCGTGGTGAAGACCTTGCGGCACACGGTGCAGCTGTAGGCGTCGCCAGAGTGCGTGCGCTGGTGCTCCGAGCGGCCCGCCGTGGAGGCGAAGCGCTTGGGACACAGCGCGCAGGCGTACGGCCGCTCACCCGTGTGCACGCGCTGGTGCTGGCAGAGGCAGAAAACAGCAAAGATGAGCACAAAACCCAGTAAGAGGACTGGAAAAGCGCGACAAAAATCAGATACAAATTTTGGTCCAGCCGGCTGTTGTCGCACAAAGAATGCACCgcaaaaaaaatctccacaAGAAAGCTCTTGAAATGGAGAGGAGCCACAAAACTAGCACGTACGCAATAGCTATGTACGTGAACGAGTGTCCTCCACGTGGCACCTCCATCGGTTAGTGTCTTCTTCCTTTGGGCAAATAAGTACTTTGCCTGCGTTGGCGGCCACCTTCTCTTAGTATTTGCcaagagaaagaagaagaaattgaGAACAAGGAAGGAGTCATCGTCGGCTACCGTTTCTTATTTTCATCAGCAAAAGATGCCACGATCAAGTGGGGGCAAAAATTTGCAACACGCCAGCACTTTAATTGATCGAGCACCCCGAGCCGAAGCTCATCAATAGACGGATTTTGAATCGCCAAACTTTTTGGCAAGAGGCCCAAACCTGCAGAAGGTATCGTCGCTGCAGG from Syngnathus typhle isolate RoL2023-S1 ecotype Sweden linkage group LG10, RoL_Styp_1.0, whole genome shotgun sequence includes these protein-coding regions:
- the LOC133160618 gene encoding zinc finger protein 420-like isoform X5, which encodes MLCERDFTCPSRLSDHMAAHFGEKPHVCPVCSKRFSKKINVKVHQRVHTGEKPYACPDCDARYAQLGCLRRHRLRHAPQKPHVCDQCGRAFLQRRYLLQRRWPPTQAKYLFAQRKKTLTDGGATWRTLVHVHSYCHQRVHTGERPYACALCPKRFASTAGRSEHQRTHSGDAYSCTVCRKVFTTPSAFRDHATLHTGRKPHPCSVCGKSFNRPGLLRKHLQKHADAAAEDERDSVEEEPLQGGIEESLQDRSSLPAEGLSRLKKKKKKKVHECQLCGRIFSRPYKLKEHLEVHAATRLHGCSVCGKSFANATNLKAHEKIHTADRPHRCHVCSKCFLRPYELRKHLKTHERQELLDLPALPAGAEVGDAQAQTKELPKEEQRPGNRGDLDSRVGEQREEEMVNGLINSDGEEEDWSPTLIQSDGTTGMTRVRAAAMRWSGEDKRGYMCPVCNRDCFKASALQKHLRIHSGERPFQCATCKKTFTQQVHLKEHRRIHTGEKPYACSLCTKTFTFSSALRRHQRLHGDARPFACHVCAKTFKQAASLKSHMLVHSDVRHHCPVCHKAFSRPLELSYHVDVHDASRPYFCRLCRKNFSGARAFRKHTRRHQSQEGTQLGASVVADAAVAAGDLATEEAK
- the LOC133160618 gene encoding zinc finger protein 189-like isoform X1 gives rise to the protein MRYSNDSLREPSFGTDCGSKPSVEKMNQVKMEESAEEEKLGDLPAEGKVPTAPPKRRHRCMLCERDFTCPSRLSDHMAAHFGEKPHVCPVCSKRFSKKINVKVHQRVHTGEKPYACPDCDARYAQLGCLRRHRLRHAPQKPHVCDQCGRAFLQRRYLLQRRWPPTQAKYLFAQRKKTLTDGGATWRTLVHVHSYCHQRVHTGERPYACALCPKRFASTAGRSEHQRTHSGDAYSCTVCRKVFTTPSAFRDHATLHTGRKPHPCSVCGKSFNRPGLLRKHLQKHADAAAEDERDSVEEEPLQGGIEESLQDRSSLPAEGLSRLKKKKKKKVHECQLCGRIFSRPYKLKEHLEVHAATRLHGCSVCGKSFANATNLKAHEKIHTADRPHRCHVCSKCFLRPYELRKHLKTHERQELLDLPALPAGAEVGDAQAQTKELPKEEQRPGNRGDLDSRVGEQREEEMVNGLINSDGEEEDWSPTLIQSDGTTGMTRVRAAAMRWSGEDKRGYMCPVCNRDCFKASALQKHLRIHSGERPFQCATCKKTFTQQVHLKEHRRIHTGEKPYACSLCTKTFTFSSALRRHQRLHGDARPFACHVCAKTFKQAASLKSHMLVHSDVRHHCPVCHKAFSRPLELSYHVDVHDASRPYFCRLCRKNFSGARAFRKHTRRHQSQEGTQLGASVVADAAVAAGDLATEEAK
- the LOC133160618 gene encoding zinc finger protein 883-like isoform X3 — its product is MNQVKMEESAEEEKLGDLPAEGKVPTAPPKRRHRCMLCERDFTCPSRLSDHMAAHFGEKPHVCPVCSKRFSKKINVKVHQRVHTGEKPYACPDCDARYAQLGCLRRHRLRHAPQKPHVCDQCGRAFLQRRYLLQRRWPPTQAKYLFAQRKKTLTDGGATWRTLVHVHSYCHQRVHTGERPYACALCPKRFASTAGRSEHQRTHSGDAYSCTVCRKVFTTPSAFRDHATLHTGRKPHPCSVCGKSFNRPGLLRKHLQKHADAAAEDERDSVEEEPLQGGIEESLQDRSSLPAEGLSRLKKKKKKKVHECQLCGRIFSRPYKLKEHLEVHAATRLHGCSVCGKSFANATNLKAHEKIHTADRPHRCHVCSKCFLRPYELRKHLKTHERQELLDLPALPAGAEVGDAQAQTKELPKEEQRPGNRGDLDSRVGEQREEEMVNGLINSDGEEEDWSPTLIQSDGTTGMTRVRAAAMRWSGEDKRGYMCPVCNRDCFKASALQKHLRIHSGERPFQCATCKKTFTQQVHLKEHRRIHTGEKPYACSLCTKTFTFSSALRRHQRLHGDARPFACHVCAKTFKQAASLKSHMLVHSDVRHHCPVCHKAFSRPLELSYHVDVHDASRPYFCRLCRKNFSGARAFRKHTRRHQSQEGTQLGASVVADAAVAAGDLATEEAK
- the LOC133160618 gene encoding zinc finger protein 420-like isoform X2 — encoded protein: MRYSNDSLREPSFGTDCGSKPSVEKMNQVKMEESAEEEKLGDLPAEGKVPTAPPKRRHRCMLCERDFTCPSRLSDHMAAHFGEKPHVCPVCSKRFSKKINVKVHQRVHTGEKPYACPDCDARYAQLGCLRRHRLRHAPQKPHVCDQCGRAFLQRRYLLQRRWPPTQAKYLFAQRKKTLTDGGATWRTLVHVHSYCHQRVHTGERPYACALCPKRFASTAGRSEHQRTHSGDAYSCTVCRKVFTTPSAFRDHATLHTGRKPHPCSVCGKSFNRPGLLRKHLQKHADAAAEDERDSVEEEPLQGGIEESLQDRSSLPAEGLSRLKKKKKKKVHECQLCGRIFSRPYKLKEHLEVHAATRLHGCSVCGKSFANATNLKAHEKIHTADRPHRCHVCSKCFLRPYELRKHLKTHERQELLDLPALPAGAETKELPKEEQRPGNRGDLDSRVGEQREEEMVNGLINSDGEEEDWSPTLIQSDGTTGMTRVRAAAMRWSGEDKRGYMCPVCNRDCFKASALQKHLRIHSGERPFQCATCKKTFTQQVHLKEHRRIHTGEKPYACSLCTKTFTFSSALRRHQRLHGDARPFACHVCAKTFKQAASLKSHMLVHSDVRHHCPVCHKAFSRPLELSYHVDVHDASRPYFCRLCRKNFSGARAFRKHTRRHQSQEGTQLGASVVADAAVAAGDLATEEAK
- the LOC133160618 gene encoding zinc finger protein 184-like isoform X4, translating into MRYSNDSLREPSFGTDCGSKPSVEKMNQVKMEESAEEEKLGDLPAEGKVPTAPPKRRHRCMLCERDFTCPSRLSDHMAAHFGEKPHVCPVCSKRFSKKINVKVHQRVHTGEKPYACPDCDARYAQLGCLRRHRLRHAPQKPHVCDQCGRAFLQRRYLLQHQRVHTGERPYACALCPKRFASTAGRSEHQRTHSGDAYSCTVCRKVFTTPSAFRDHATLHTGRKPHPCSVCGKSFNRPGLLRKHLQKHADAAAEDERDSVEEEPLQGGIEESLQDRSSLPAEGLSRLKKKKKKKVHECQLCGRIFSRPYKLKEHLEVHAATRLHGCSVCGKSFANATNLKAHEKIHTADRPHRCHVCSKCFLRPYELRKHLKTHERQELLDLPALPAGAEVGDAQAQTKELPKEEQRPGNRGDLDSRVGEQREEEMVNGLINSDGEEEDWSPTLIQSDGTTGMTRVRAAAMRWSGEDKRGYMCPVCNRDCFKASALQKHLRIHSGERPFQCATCKKTFTQQVHLKEHRRIHTGEKPYACSLCTKTFTFSSALRRHQRLHGDARPFACHVCAKTFKQAASLKSHMLVHSDVRHHCPVCHKAFSRPLELSYHVDVHDASRPYFCRLCRKNFSGARAFRKHTRRHQSQEGTQLGASVVADAAVAAGDLATEEAK
- the LOC133160618 gene encoding zinc finger protein 658-like isoform X6 — encoded protein: MPRRSRTCATSAAVPSCSDDTFCRWPPTQAKYLFAQRKKTLTDGGATWRTLVHVHSYCHQRVHTGERPYACALCPKRFASTAGRSEHQRTHSGDAYSCTVCRKVFTTPSAFRDHATLHTGRKPHPCSVCGKSFNRPGLLRKHLQKHADAAAEDERDSVEEEPLQGGIEESLQDRSSLPAEGLSRLKKKKKKKVHECQLCGRIFSRPYKLKEHLEVHAATRLHGCSVCGKSFANATNLKAHEKIHTADRPHRCHVCSKCFLRPYELRKHLKTHERQELLDLPALPAGAEVGDAQAQTKELPKEEQRPGNRGDLDSRVGEQREEEMVNGLINSDGEEEDWSPTLIQSDGTTGMTRVRAAAMRWSGEDKRGYMCPVCNRDCFKASALQKHLRIHSGERPFQCATCKKTFTQQVHLKEHRRIHTGEKPYACSLCTKTFTFSSALRRHQRLHGDARPFACHVCAKTFKQAASLKSHMLVHSDVRHHCPVCHKAFSRPLELSYHVDVHDASRPYFCRLCRKNFSGARAFRKHTRRHQSQEGTQLGASVVADAAVAAGDLATEEAK